The following coding sequences lie in one Arachis hypogaea cultivar Tifrunner chromosome 9, arahy.Tifrunner.gnm2.J5K5, whole genome shotgun sequence genomic window:
- the LOC112709574 gene encoding uncharacterized protein: MTTNSTTNTSNLSLKLLIDSKNKKVLFAEASKEVVDFLFTLLQLPLATVIKLLTKEAVVGCLGNLYSSVENLNHVYWQPNLSKDLILNPTILINAPAISGLLPSSAAISHSQITPKLYRCSNNSFGWGSNYHHCSSSSVTSAYNSICDSCGSGRMTREVNSTATAASNDSNNGFVKEVITYMIMDNLLIQPMSTISGITMLNQFNVKDVGVLKETVVQLGMKEGLKLLKASIESQMVLTTVFLA; encoded by the exons ATGACGACTAATTCCACCACTAATACTAGTAATTTGAGTTTGAAGCTTCTGATAGACTCAAAGAATAAGAAGGTGCTGTTTGCAGAAGCCTCTAAGGAAGTGGTGGACTTCCTTTTCACCTTGCTTCAGTTGCCACTTGCTACCGTCATTAAGCTTTTAACCAAGGAAGCCGTGGTTGGTTGCTTGGGAAATCTTTATTCGAGCGTTGAAAACCTCAACCATGTTTACTGGCAACCAAACCTATCTAAGGATCTTATCCTTAATCCAACCATTCTGATCAATGCACCTGCTATCTCCGGCCTCCTCCCTTCATCAGCTGCTATAAGCCACTCCCAGATAACTCCAAAGCTCTACAGGTGCTCGAATAACAGTTTCGGTTGGGGTTCAAATTATCATCATTGCAGTAGCAGCAGTGTAACAAGTGCGTACAATTCTATCTGTGACTCGTGTGGTAGTGGGCGTATGACGAGGGAAGTGAATTCCACGGCCACGGCGGCATCTAATGACAGCAATAATGGGTTTGTGAAAGAAGTAATAACATACATGATCATGGATAATCTTCTCATTCAGCCCATGTCAACCATATCAGGCATCACCATGCTTAACCAGTTCAATGTCAAGGATGTTGGTGTCTTGAAAGAAACCGTTGTTCAACTTGGCATGAAAGAG GGCTTAAAGCTACTCAAGGCATCCATAGAGTCCCAGATGGTTCTCACAACCGTTTTCTTAGCTTGA